From the Butyrivibrio fibrisolvens genome, one window contains:
- the tnpA gene encoding IS200/IS605 family transposase, producing the protein MDNRYNHRNRRKYSLKVHIVLVTKYRKQILKGSIADDAKQQIYDICNSKGYGIIAMETDKDHIHFLISYDTTDRVCDIVKLIKQQTTHYLWQKYPNFLSKCYWKHKIFWSDGYFACSIGEVSSTTIQKYIENQG; encoded by the coding sequence ATGGACAACAGATATAATCATCGCAACAGACGCAAGTACAGTCTAAAAGTGCATATAGTTCTAGTCACTAAGTACCGCAAACAGATACTTAAAGGCTCTATTGCTGACGATGCTAAACAGCAAATATATGATATCTGTAATTCTAAAGGTTACGGCATTATAGCTATGGAAACCGACAAAGACCATATACATTTTCTGATAAGTTACGATACTACAGATAGAGTATGCGACATAGTAAAGCTTATTAAGCAACAGACCACACACTATCTATGGCAGAAATATCCAAACTTTTTATCTAAGTGTTACTGGAAGCATAAGATATTTTGGTCAGATGGTTATTTTGCTTGCAGTATAGGCGAAGTATCCTCAACAACTATACAAAAATATATCGAGAACCAAGGTTAA